The Candidatus Kryptonium sp. nucleotide sequence CTCGAAGAAGCGCTCGATGTATTCAGGCACGAGGCGATGCTCGCGTGCTTGGCGATCTTCGCCCAAGATGCGCTGCAGGTCAATGTGCCGCGTCGCCAAAGCTTCGAGAGCAGCTTGGCGCACTTTCTCCACCGCCTCGGCATCGGGGATGGCTTGGATCTGGCTTACGATCTCCTCCAGAGTGCGTCGGTTAGCAATCGCTTCCACGATGAGGTCTTTGAGCGAGCGTCCGGGCACTACTTCACCGATGACGTCGAAGACGCGATCGCTGCCCATGGCTTGGCGAATGCGATCGAGCTTCTCAAAGAGCGCCCGCAGCACCTTGCCCTCGCGCGTGTCGCCCGCGACTAAGTTGTAGAT carries:
- a CDS encoding helicase, producing IYNLVAGDTREGKVLRALFEKLDRIRQAMGSDRVFDVIGEVVPGRSLKDLIVEAIANRRTLEEIVSQIQAIPDAEAVEKVRQAALEALATRHIDLQRILGEDRQAREHRLVPEYIERFFERACRYLGVRLERRRDGLWRVPSLPYELRHVSQDFKHRFGQVFSEYSKIAFDKRVARSREAVFV